The Streptomyces sp. NBC_00344 genome includes a window with the following:
- a CDS encoding alginate lyase family protein — protein MNGRPRWRPAALIAAAVTVAAVLVPAESSAATAQHTSAWKVPRTAVIDGERLQQARMRIDRGDPALRRSLRSLTAAADTWLGQGPWTVTDKPQPAPGGDPHDYLSQAPYWWPSQPKSADNPWGCPYVQRDGERNPEVDTGTDRPDIGKVFNSVTTLSLAWYYTGRMEYAEHAATIVRTWFVDPATRMNPNLDHGQFIPCKYDGRAIGIIDFSQQYTSVLDAIAVLDTGAPGWTRSDRAGMTAWNKDFLGWLVGSDFGRQESAAGNNHGTFMDMQVAGLALATGDRALARRVVLDARSKRIDAQIAGDGTQPQELARTRSWHYSTFDLVAYTRLAAIGRRVGVNLWAYQGPQGQSLFKAVDCLLPAATGESDWPYPELEFYRYAASDIVHAAADAGDVRARAAVPDLQAPPGGDLWALRPAAEQLDSIAG, from the coding sequence ATGAACGGAAGACCCCGATGGCGTCCGGCCGCGCTGATCGCCGCCGCGGTCACCGTGGCCGCCGTACTCGTTCCGGCCGAGTCCTCCGCCGCGACCGCCCAGCACACCTCCGCTTGGAAGGTGCCCAGGACCGCGGTGATCGACGGTGAACGGCTTCAGCAGGCACGCATGCGCATCGACCGCGGCGACCCCGCGCTCCGCAGGTCGCTGAGATCGCTGACCGCGGCCGCGGACACCTGGCTCGGCCAGGGCCCGTGGACCGTCACCGACAAGCCGCAGCCGGCTCCGGGGGGCGACCCGCACGACTATCTGAGCCAGGCCCCCTACTGGTGGCCGTCCCAGCCGAAGTCCGCGGACAACCCCTGGGGCTGTCCGTACGTCCAGCGTGACGGCGAGCGCAACCCCGAGGTCGACACCGGCACCGACCGGCCCGACATCGGAAAGGTCTTCAACTCGGTCACCACGCTCAGCCTGGCCTGGTACTACACGGGCAGGATGGAGTACGCGGAGCACGCAGCCACCATCGTGCGGACCTGGTTCGTCGATCCGGCGACCCGGATGAACCCGAATCTCGACCACGGGCAGTTCATTCCCTGCAAGTACGACGGCAGGGCGATCGGCATCATCGACTTCTCGCAGCAGTACACCAGCGTCCTCGACGCCATCGCCGTGCTGGACACGGGGGCGCCGGGCTGGACGAGAAGCGACCGCGCCGGCATGACCGCCTGGAACAAGGACTTCCTGGGCTGGCTGGTGGGCTCCGACTTCGGCAGGCAGGAGTCGGCCGCCGGGAACAACCACGGCACCTTCATGGACATGCAGGTGGCCGGGCTCGCGCTCGCCACCGGGGACCGGGCCCTGGCGCGCAGGGTGGTCCTCGACGCCCGTTCGAAGCGGATCGACGCCCAGATCGCCGGGGACGGCACCCAGCCGCAGGAACTGGCCCGCACCCGTAGCTGGCACTACTCGACGTTCGACCTGGTGGCCTACACCCGGCTCGCCGCCATCGGCAGGCGGGTCGGGGTGAACCTGTGGGCCTATCAGGGGCCGCAGGGGCAGAGCCTGTTCAAGGCGGTCGACTGTCTGCTGCCCGCCGCCACCGGGGAGTCCGACTGGCCGTATCCGGAGCTGGAGTTCTACCGGTACGCGGCGAGCGACATCGTGCACGCGGCCGCGGACGCGGGAGACGTCAGGGCCCGGGCCGCGGTGCCGGACCTCCAGGCGCCGCCCGGCGGTGACCTGTGGGCGTTGCGGCCCGCGGCGGAGCAACTGGACTCGATAGCGGGCTGA
- a CDS encoding MFS transporter, translating to MTGGTDFGQQTLKRGRYALAAVFCVHGAVTGSFATRIPWIQDHTGVSAGQLGLALAFPAIGSTLLMPLSGAISHRFGARRALSGLLALWTFSLALPGFSSNLITLCAALFVYGATAGMSDVAMNALGVETETRLGRSIMSGLHGMWSAGALIGSAAGTLAAHLGSDARLHHCIAAAALTVLGLVACRSVLDVQSAPDEAAPPRFTLPPKSALIIGAVGFCAVFAEGGSLDWSAVFLRDTLNTSPGAAAGSTTAFALTMALARLAGDRVVDRFGAVRTVRAGGILATLGGVLVVLAPNPPAAMAGFALIGLGVAVVVPLAFAAAGRSGPRPSQAIAGVATITYTSGLVAPSAIGGIANATSLVWSFTLVTVLTFGLVLGAGVLRPGRSAAQKSTPLDAEAPGPHP from the coding sequence ATGACCGGTGGAACGGACTTCGGCCAACAGACTCTGAAGCGGGGGCGGTACGCGCTGGCCGCGGTGTTCTGCGTGCACGGCGCGGTCACCGGCAGTTTCGCCACCCGTATCCCCTGGATCCAGGACCACACCGGAGTCAGCGCGGGGCAGCTCGGTCTCGCCCTGGCGTTCCCTGCCATCGGCTCCACCCTGCTGATGCCCCTTTCCGGTGCCATCTCCCATCGCTTCGGCGCACGCAGGGCTCTGAGCGGACTGCTCGCCCTGTGGACGTTCTCCCTGGCCCTGCCCGGCTTTTCGTCGAATCTGATCACCCTCTGCGCAGCCCTTTTCGTCTACGGCGCGACGGCGGGCATGTCGGACGTGGCGATGAACGCGCTGGGCGTCGAGACCGAGACCCGTCTCGGCAGGTCGATCATGTCGGGGCTGCACGGAATGTGGAGCGCCGGCGCACTGATCGGATCGGCGGCAGGCACGCTCGCCGCCCATCTGGGCAGCGACGCCAGGCTCCATCACTGCATAGCCGCGGCCGCCCTCACCGTGCTGGGGCTCGTCGCCTGCCGGAGTGTGCTCGATGTTCAGAGCGCACCCGACGAGGCGGCGCCGCCCCGGTTCACGCTGCCGCCGAAGTCGGCATTGATCATCGGCGCCGTCGGCTTCTGCGCCGTCTTCGCGGAGGGCGGCAGCCTGGACTGGTCGGCGGTCTTCCTGCGGGACACCCTGAACACCTCACCGGGCGCGGCCGCGGGTTCCACCACCGCCTTCGCTCTCACCATGGCGCTGGCCAGACTCGCGGGCGACCGCGTGGTGGACCGCTTCGGAGCCGTGCGGACCGTGCGTGCGGGCGGGATCCTGGCCACGCTCGGCGGGGTACTGGTCGTCCTGGCGCCCAACCCTCCTGCCGCCATGGCCGGTTTCGCGCTGATCGGGCTCGGTGTCGCCGTCGTCGTACCGCTGGCCTTCGCGGCTGCCGGACGCAGCGGGCCCCGGCCCAGCCAGGCCATCGCCGGTGTCGCGACCATCACCTACACCTCCGGGCTCGTGGCGCCTTCGGCTATCGGCGGCATCGCCAACGCGACCTCGCTCGTGTGGTCGTTCACCTTGGTGACGGTACTGACCTTCGGCCTAGTACTGGGCGCCGGCGTCCTGCGCCCCGGCAGGTCCGCGGCGCAGAAATCAACCCCCCTCGACGCAGAGGCCCCGGGCCCGCACCCCTGA
- a CDS encoding ROK family transcriptional regulator — translation MPASSSTARAINDRLALDLLQDEGPLTAGQLKTLTGLSRPSVADLVDRLQGAGLIEVVGESGADRRGPNARLYGIVADRAHLAALDVRTGGVAVVVADLLGLTLAEATLPISQDTGTEPAVEQAVALLERTVAQAGAARLHSVGIGAPGLIDPATGELRATTGLPAWHRRLVVALQERLPATVLVENETNLAAVAEQRTGAARGLDTFVLLWLGHGVGAAVVLGGKLRRGASGGAGELGFLPVPGSGGLPSATGCDDGFHALVGSAGICALAAEHGIEAVPEPQEPAAAAVVRSAPSAGDSGAAFLDALARRIAVGVAAVAAVLDPGCVVIGGEVGLAGGPGLAVLVGEHVARLSPLRTEVRAGALGGGAVLHGALLTAREAAQDELFSG, via the coding sequence ATGCCCGCTTCCTCGAGCACCGCCCGGGCCATCAACGACCGGCTCGCCCTCGACCTCCTGCAGGACGAAGGCCCGTTGACGGCAGGCCAGCTGAAGACACTCACCGGACTGTCCCGCCCGAGCGTCGCCGACCTCGTGGACCGATTGCAGGGCGCCGGGCTGATCGAGGTCGTCGGCGAGTCCGGCGCTGACCGCCGCGGCCCGAACGCACGGCTCTACGGGATCGTCGCGGACCGGGCTCACCTCGCGGCCCTCGACGTACGGACCGGCGGCGTCGCCGTGGTCGTCGCCGACCTGCTGGGACTCACCCTCGCCGAGGCCACGCTGCCCATCAGTCAGGACACCGGCACCGAGCCCGCCGTCGAGCAGGCGGTGGCGCTCCTGGAGCGGACGGTGGCCCAGGCGGGCGCCGCCCGGCTGCACAGTGTCGGCATCGGCGCCCCCGGCCTGATCGACCCGGCCACCGGAGAGCTGCGCGCCACCACCGGGCTGCCCGCCTGGCACCGCCGGCTCGTCGTCGCCCTGCAGGAAAGGCTGCCCGCCACCGTCCTCGTCGAGAACGAGACCAATCTGGCTGCCGTCGCCGAACAGCGGACTGGCGCCGCCCGCGGCCTCGACACCTTCGTGCTGCTGTGGCTCGGCCACGGGGTGGGCGCCGCCGTGGTGCTCGGGGGAAAGCTGCGCCGCGGGGCCTCGGGCGGCGCCGGAGAACTCGGCTTCCTCCCGGTGCCGGGCTCCGGGGGTCTTCCTTCGGCCACCGGGTGCGACGACGGATTCCACGCGCTGGTGGGCAGCGCCGGGATCTGCGCGCTCGCCGCCGAGCACGGCATCGAGGCGGTCCCGGAGCCGCAGGAGCCCGCCGCCGCCGCCGTCGTGCGGAGCGCGCCGTCGGCCGGGGACAGCGGTGCGGCGTTCCTGGACGCGCTCGCCCGGCGCATCGCCGTCGGTGTCGCGGCGGTCGCGGCCGTGCTCGACCCCGGCTGCGTGGTGATCGGCGGTGAGGTCGGACTCGCGGGCGGACCGGGGCTCGCCGTCCTGGTCGGTGAACACGTGGCCCGGCTCTCCCCGCTGCGTACAGAAGTACGGGCCGGGGCGCTGGGCGGTGGCGCGGTACTGCACGGCGCGCTGCTCACGGCGCGCGAAGCCGCGCAGGACGAGCTGTTCAGCGGCTGA
- the ribD gene encoding bifunctional diaminohydroxyphosphoribosylaminopyrimidine deaminase/5-amino-6-(5-phosphoribosylamino)uracil reductase RibD has translation MRRAISLAARGLGSTSPNPVVGCVIADAAGRTVGEGFHQRAGGPHAEVNALTAAGRLARGATAYVTLEPCNHTGRTGPCAQALIDAGIARVVYAVGDPNPQATGGADTLRAAGIEVTAGVLTDEAEAGNAAWLTSVRLGRPHVTWKYAASLDGRIAAADRTSRWITSPESRADVHRLRAESDAVVVGSGTARTDDPHLAVRGIEGAIQPLRVVVDTNATAVRAGARILDDAAPTLIAVADDAQTGLPGVVRLPRTAGGLDIPALLAALHERGVRSVLLEGGPALAGAFVAAGAVDRVVGYLAPVLIGAGPAALADAGITTITEALRLDVTETVRIGPDLRITATPKER, from the coding sequence ATGCGCCGAGCGATCTCGCTCGCAGCCCGCGGACTCGGCTCCACCAGCCCCAATCCGGTCGTCGGATGCGTCATCGCCGACGCCGCGGGCAGGACTGTCGGTGAAGGCTTCCACCAGCGCGCAGGCGGGCCGCACGCCGAGGTGAACGCACTCACCGCAGCCGGCCGACTGGCCCGCGGCGCGACCGCGTACGTCACGCTCGAACCCTGCAATCACACCGGTCGCACGGGTCCCTGCGCCCAGGCGCTCATCGATGCGGGGATCGCCCGCGTGGTCTACGCCGTGGGCGACCCGAACCCTCAGGCCACCGGCGGCGCCGACACCCTGCGTGCGGCCGGGATCGAGGTGACGGCCGGCGTCCTCACCGATGAGGCCGAAGCGGGCAACGCCGCCTGGCTCACCTCCGTGCGCCTCGGCCGGCCCCATGTCACCTGGAAGTACGCGGCATCCCTCGACGGCCGGATCGCAGCGGCCGACCGCACGAGCCGCTGGATCACTTCGCCAGAGTCCCGCGCCGACGTCCACCGGCTGCGCGCCGAGTCGGACGCGGTCGTGGTCGGCTCGGGCACGGCCCGCACCGACGACCCGCACCTCGCGGTACGCGGCATCGAGGGCGCCATTCAGCCTCTGCGGGTCGTCGTCGACACCAATGCGACGGCGGTCAGGGCCGGTGCGCGCATCCTCGACGACGCAGCGCCGACGCTGATCGCCGTCGCCGACGACGCGCAGACAGGTCTTCCCGGCGTCGTGCGGCTCCCGCGCACCGCCGGCGGTCTCGACATCCCGGCCCTGCTCGCGGCGCTCCACGAGCGCGGCGTCCGCTCGGTACTCCTCGAAGGCGGTCCTGCCCTGGCCGGGGCTTTCGTGGCCGCGGGCGCCGTCGACCGGGTCGTCGGCTATCTCGCCCCCGTACTCATCGGCGCGGGCCCCGCCGCGCTCGCCGATGCCGGAATCACCACCATCACCGAAGCGTTGCGCCTCGACGTCACCGAGACCGTCCGCATCGGCCCCGATCTGCGGATCACCGCCACCCCTAAGGAGCGCTGA
- a CDS encoding riboflavin synthase, whose protein sequence is MFTGIVEELGEVTAVENLGDASRFRLRGPVVTDGATHGDSIAVNGVCLTVVDFGSGEFTADVMAETLTRSSLGALDVGSRVNLERPMALGGRLGGHLVQGHVDGTGTIVERKLSENWEIVKISLPADLTRYVVEKGSITVDGVSLTVVEAGRDYFTISLIPTTLALTTLGLKQPGDPVNLEVDVLAKYVERLLGAGAVPGIPAGAPSVTDTEERVK, encoded by the coding sequence GTGTTCACCGGAATCGTCGAAGAACTGGGTGAGGTCACCGCCGTCGAGAATCTCGGCGACGCCTCCCGCTTCCGTCTGCGCGGACCCGTCGTCACCGACGGCGCCACGCACGGCGACTCGATCGCCGTCAACGGAGTCTGTCTCACGGTGGTCGACTTCGGCAGCGGCGAATTCACCGCCGATGTCATGGCCGAGACGCTCACCCGTTCCAGCCTCGGCGCGCTCGATGTCGGTTCCCGGGTGAACCTCGAGCGGCCCATGGCGCTCGGCGGCCGCCTCGGCGGACACCTGGTCCAGGGGCACGTGGACGGCACCGGCACCATCGTGGAACGCAAGCTCTCCGAGAACTGGGAGATCGTGAAGATCTCGCTGCCCGCCGACCTCACCCGCTATGTCGTCGAAAAGGGTTCCATCACCGTCGACGGCGTGAGCCTGACCGTGGTCGAAGCGGGCCGCGACTACTTCACCATCAGCCTCATCCCGACCACGCTCGCGCTGACCACACTCGGCCTCAAGCAGCCCGGTGACCCGGTCAACCTGGAAGTGGATGTGCTCGCCAAGTACGTCGAAAGGCTGCTCGGCGCGGGCGCCGTCCCCGGCATCCCCGCCGGCGCCCCGTCCGTCACCGACACAGAGGAGCGGGTGAAGTGA
- a CDS encoding nicotinamide mononucleotide transporter family protein: MSALSWLNTEAFTAFGQHIIWSDMLGNTIGLAALALGWRRSIWTWPAQFLSGVILVAANLSVQQAGGVGKQIVVIAVAVWGWQRWSSGRQQAQDGTLAVRFARWRERGYLVAGAALGTLAVGGLFTAFPSLSWSPWADAYIFVGTVVAMVAQARGLVEFWFAWLLVDLVGVPLNFHSGLAFSGLIYVVYGALVLWGMRDWWLRSRTTTEPALEGAAA; the protein is encoded by the coding sequence GTGAGCGCACTGTCCTGGCTCAACACCGAGGCGTTCACCGCCTTCGGCCAGCACATCATCTGGTCGGACATGCTCGGCAACACCATCGGGCTGGCGGCGCTGGCGCTCGGCTGGCGGCGGTCCATCTGGACCTGGCCCGCCCAGTTCCTGTCCGGGGTGATCCTCGTGGCCGCCAACCTCTCCGTGCAGCAGGCGGGAGGCGTCGGCAAGCAGATCGTCGTCATCGCGGTGGCCGTCTGGGGCTGGCAGCGATGGAGCTCCGGCCGGCAGCAGGCCCAGGACGGCACCCTGGCCGTCCGGTTCGCCCGCTGGCGCGAGCGGGGGTACCTGGTGGCCGGCGCCGCCCTCGGGACACTCGCGGTCGGCGGCCTGTTCACGGCCTTCCCCTCGCTCTCCTGGAGCCCGTGGGCGGACGCCTACATCTTCGTCGGCACCGTGGTCGCGATGGTCGCTCAGGCGCGCGGCCTGGTCGAGTTCTGGTTCGCCTGGCTGCTCGTCGACCTGGTGGGCGTTCCACTCAACTTCCACAGCGGCCTCGCTTTCTCCGGCCTCATCTATGTCGTCTACGGCGCGCTCGTCCTGTGGGGCATGCGCGACTGGTGGCTCCGCTCCCGTACGACCACCGAGCCCGCCCTCGAAGGAGCAGCAGCATGA